One window of Candidatus Neomarinimicrobiota bacterium genomic DNA carries:
- the lepA gene encoding elongation factor 4: MDETTPKIKNFCIIAHVDHGKSTLADRFLEITGTVRKEEMVEQILDDMDLERERGITIKSHPITMFYEGYKLNLIDTPGHVDFNYEVSRSLAACEGVILLVDATQGVEAQTVTNVYLAIENDLKIIPVINKIDLPGADIESTKRQIIDLIGCDESEIMMVSAKTGSGVKELLNEVIKRIPPPKIEIDKPLRALIFDSIFDPFRGAIPYIRIFEGEVKPGDTIMLFSHESTYEVSEVGYFKLGRVKTDKLSSGEVGYLLACIKEITKIKVGDTITTKDNPTFEPLPGYREIKPMVFSGLYPVNSEDFNDLRSALEKMKLNDSAIVYEPESSRALGYGFRLGYLGLLHMEVVQERLEREFNLDLVTTLPNVKYIAVLKNSQEVEIDNPGKMPSAAEIDYIKEPYIRAEIITPIEYIGNIMQLCKEKRGIYKETHYLDPKKVQIVYELPLAEVIIDFYDKLKSVSRGYASFDYEHIGFKKGDLVKLDILIAGEPVDALSIITHREKAYYQGRELCKKLKELIPKQLFEVVIQAAIGSKIIARETVKPLRKNVTAKCYGGDITRKKKLLEKQKEGKKRLKQIGKVSVPQEAFFALLKVGK; this comes from the coding sequence ATGGATGAAACTACGCCAAAAATAAAAAATTTCTGTATTATAGCTCATGTTGATCATGGCAAATCAACTCTTGCTGATAGGTTTCTTGAAATTACAGGTACAGTCAGAAAAGAAGAGATGGTCGAACAAATTCTTGATGACATGGATCTTGAAAGAGAGAGGGGTATTACTATCAAATCACATCCGATAACAATGTTTTATGAAGGCTATAAATTGAACCTCATTGACACCCCAGGTCATGTTGATTTTAACTATGAGGTATCAAGAAGTCTTGCAGCATGTGAAGGAGTAATCCTTCTTGTAGATGCAACCCAAGGAGTAGAAGCCCAGACAGTAACTAATGTATATCTTGCAATAGAGAATGACCTCAAAATCATACCGGTTATCAATAAAATAGATTTGCCCGGAGCTGACATCGAATCCACAAAAAGGCAAATAATCGATCTAATAGGTTGTGATGAGAGTGAAATAATGATGGTAAGTGCTAAAACGGGTTCTGGTGTAAAAGAACTATTAAATGAAGTCATAAAGAGGATCCCACCACCAAAAATTGAGATTGATAAACCTCTAAGAGCATTGATTTTTGACTCAATATTCGACCCATTTCGTGGTGCTATACCATACATAAGAATTTTTGAGGGAGAAGTAAAACCTGGCGATACTATTATGCTCTTCTCACATGAATCAACCTATGAAGTCTCAGAGGTTGGATACTTCAAATTGGGGAGAGTAAAAACCGATAAGCTATCATCAGGTGAGGTTGGATATTTGTTAGCTTGTATTAAAGAAATAACCAAGATAAAAGTCGGGGATACAATCACAACTAAAGACAATCCAACTTTTGAACCACTGCCAGGTTACCGGGAAATTAAACCCATGGTTTTTAGTGGACTTTACCCGGTAAATAGTGAAGATTTTAATGACCTTAGATCAGCGCTTGAAAAAATGAAATTAAATGACTCAGCTATAGTTTATGAGCCTGAATCATCCAGAGCGCTTGGATATGGGTTTAGGTTAGGTTACCTTGGCCTTCTACATATGGAAGTTGTACAGGAAAGATTGGAAAGGGAATTCAATCTCGATCTTGTTACTACCCTACCAAATGTAAAGTACATAGCTGTGTTGAAAAATTCCCAGGAAGTGGAAATCGATAATCCAGGTAAAATGCCGAGTGCAGCTGAAATAGATTATATTAAAGAACCATATATCAGAGCTGAAATAATCACTCCAATAGAATATATTGGCAATATAATGCAGCTTTGCAAAGAGAAAAGGGGAATTTACAAAGAAACTCACTATTTAGACCCGAAAAAAGTTCAGATCGTTTATGAACTACCTTTAGCAGAAGTTATTATTGACTTTTATGACAAATTAAAATCAGTTTCCAGAGGCTATGCATCATTTGACTACGAACACATTGGATTTAAAAAAGGAGATCTGGTTAAGCTGGATATTCTGATAGCCGGTGAACCAGTAGATGCTCTATCGATAATCACACATAGAGAGAAAGCTTATTATCAGGGAAGGGAATTGTGTAAAAAATTGAAGGAATTGATTCCAAAACAGCTATTCGAAGTTGTAATTCAAGCTGCTATCGGTAGTAAAATAATAGCAAGAGAAACCGTTAAACCATTAAGAAAAAATGTCACCGCAAAATGTTATGGTGGTGATATAACAAGGAAAAAAAAACTGCTGGAAAAACAGAAAGAAGGCAAAAAAAGGTTGAAACAGATAGGCAAAGTAAGTGTTCCTCAAGAAGCTTTTTTTGCCCTTTTAAAAGTAGGTAAATAA
- a CDS encoding PorV/PorQ family protein, with product MKYLKILFVAISLILLFNFSYSQSQAGAIWLLINPGARADGMGEANVAIANDAYASYYNPAGLGFLRGKSIGLMHTQWLPNLASDIYYDYVGGYYHQKYWGTFGAHIIMMNLGKQIATDERGKYLGTFASYVFAVTLSYGSQINRYTSIGLSVKLIHQHLTDILAGREKGKGYSSNIGFDFGYLKKNVLTDNLNFGFSISNIGSKIAFIDVNQADPMPTNLKLGFAYTLGNKYNKINIAFDINKLLVASYPDRDIDGDGKVGGYDKSGRPRPGGDYNKDGRRETAHSDPWYIALFTSWIDDWLLVYDSEADGIGEEDEDGNTNDGSFKKELESIVYNFGIEYWYSDMFAIRTGFLYDYAGKIVMKGKYPVPTYGVGLKYAGMSFDFGYTWGDPGHPRQNTMLFSLNIKF from the coding sequence ATGAAATACTTGAAGATATTATTTGTAGCGATAAGTTTAATTTTACTTTTCAACTTTTCTTATAGCCAGAGTCAGGCAGGAGCTATATGGCTACTTATAAACCCCGGTGCGAGAGCAGACGGCATGGGGGAAGCAAATGTAGCAATAGCCAATGATGCATACGCTAGCTACTACAATCCCGCCGGTCTTGGCTTCCTCAGAGGGAAGTCCATTGGCTTAATGCATACACAATGGCTACCAAATCTTGCTTCAGACATTTATTATGATTATGTCGGTGGATATTATCACCAAAAATACTGGGGCACCTTCGGCGCACATATAATAATGATGAACCTTGGGAAGCAAATAGCAACTGATGAACGGGGTAAATATCTCGGTACGTTTGCATCATATGTCTTCGCTGTAACACTATCATATGGCTCCCAAATAAATAGATACACTTCTATCGGACTGAGTGTCAAACTCATACATCAGCACCTTACTGATATATTAGCAGGGAGAGAAAAGGGCAAAGGATATTCCTCTAATATTGGATTTGACTTCGGCTATTTAAAGAAAAATGTTTTAACAGATAATTTGAATTTTGGTTTTTCTATTTCCAACATAGGTTCTAAAATTGCCTTTATCGATGTGAATCAGGCTGATCCAATGCCCACAAATTTGAAATTAGGATTTGCCTATACACTCGGAAACAAATATAATAAAATAAATATAGCATTTGATATCAACAAACTATTGGTAGCCTCATATCCTGATAGAGATATTGATGGCGATGGAAAAGTTGGCGGTTACGATAAAAGTGGCCGCCCGAGGCCAGGTGGAGACTACAATAAAGATGGACGAAGAGAAACTGCACATTCTGATCCATGGTATATTGCACTTTTTACCTCCTGGATTGATGACTGGTTATTAGTTTACGATTCAGAAGCGGATGGAATAGGAGAAGAAGACGAAGATGGCAATACAAATGATGGCTCATTTAAAAAAGAACTTGAATCCATAGTATATAACTTTGGAATTGAATATTGGTATTCAGATATGTTCGCCATTCGTACAGGGTTCTTATATGACTATGCTGGAAAAATTGTCATGAAAGGTAAATATCCCGTTCCAACATATGGTGTTGGTTTAAAATATGCAGGGATGTCCTTTGATTTTGGTTATACGTGGGGTGACCCAGGACATCCAAGACAGAATACTATGTTATTTTCCTTAAACATAAAATTTTAG
- a CDS encoding T9SS type A sorting domain-containing protein, translating into MKKFYLSIILIALHLNIIYPLDLNSFSPLTVKDFTQNTINPIGTIKICAIRVEFLEDDDPSTTGNGRFLFNSEMECPIVVDPPPHNKQYFLDHIRALSNYYYHVSRGKLYIDTLNSHVYPEGENEAYRLKHKMSYYHPFDKKDSIDIRLTELFIDAVEAADEDIDFSNYDLVVVFHAGVGQDFTITLDPTPYDIPSVYLRPEDFNSYINETYYSGIPVDNGTLLINKGIILPETENHILYPEAEEIFAGYSDLCEFQIGLNGIFALMFGYAIGLPALYDTESGVSGVGKFALMDQGSVNLNGLVPSIPSAWERIFLGWEKPAIATSNVSVILKHAESYSDTTVWLVPINEKEYFLIENRCSQTRQGITIDSMMYRDYLKSGKKEYPSILPYIKDSIDAKFSKKSGVLTSVPRYDVGLPGSGLLIWHIDEGIIKENYKTLSINNNRDLRGIDLEEADGAQQIGFEDLLSFDVTLNNPDIPIGWYFDPWFAGNEGFFHLNPDYPRDSLKTIGFADFTNPSTKSNTYSYTGIRIDSIGNSGEVMTFRIMFDNKVSLININKKLLSEPAIIKIYGRSYVIALSDSIYLYNINGKRITSAPFTSLVSKSISEIKPIIVKDNLILIVVKSSNIWHLFKYQVNANETVMFTDHKVFTLTNTNISSNVTLIGNRLAFATEDSLIYFNINANNENKISTEEKLVKITGFSKNSNISIYGITVNGNIVKIDTNIKLIRQLPEMTDSLDSISLLSGFINKNENIDLILSNGENLTLILDVDSTNSKYSTINLNKEIDATALADVDGDSSIEIILLSNNNIYAYNEKLIVEGNFPIEPSSLYANYNFSPQILTADVDNDNIMDIIVKMQDVGIFRYSHSGNLINLHPIAIGSSFHAKDAIFNSNEKWFYLTVSSDSTKVNCIEIGKGKETGYEWRCSGSSFERNYHQKYVSTFHILSIKNLLDWDKVYNWPNPVKGNSTNIRFFVNSQPCKISVKVFDLAGNKIDELKCEIPLLNDYNELKWDTSRIQNGVYFAVVKATGAGREESKIIKILITK; encoded by the coding sequence ATGAAGAAATTTTATTTGAGCATAATTTTAATAGCGTTACACTTAAATATTATCTACCCCCTTGATTTGAATTCCTTTTCACCGTTAACTGTGAAAGATTTTACACAAAATACAATAAATCCAATTGGAACAATTAAAATATGTGCAATACGTGTAGAGTTTTTAGAGGATGATGATCCAAGTACAACAGGTAATGGCAGGTTTTTATTTAATAGTGAAATGGAATGTCCAATTGTCGTAGACCCTCCTCCACATAACAAACAATATTTCCTTGACCATATAAGAGCACTATCAAACTATTATTATCATGTTTCTCGTGGCAAACTATATATAGATACTCTCAATTCCCACGTATATCCAGAGGGGGAGAATGAAGCATATAGATTAAAACATAAAATGTCCTACTATCACCCGTTTGATAAAAAAGACTCTATCGATATCAGATTGACAGAACTCTTTATAGATGCAGTTGAGGCAGCAGATGAAGATATAGATTTCTCAAACTATGATTTGGTTGTGGTATTCCATGCCGGAGTTGGGCAGGACTTCACAATCACTCTTGATCCTACTCCTTATGATATACCATCAGTCTACCTAAGACCGGAAGATTTCAATAGCTATATCAACGAAACCTACTACAGTGGAATACCAGTTGATAACGGCACTCTTTTAATAAATAAGGGAATAATTTTACCAGAAACAGAAAATCATATCCTATATCCAGAAGCTGAAGAAATTTTTGCTGGATATAGTGATTTATGCGAGTTCCAGATCGGACTAAATGGTATCTTCGCTCTAATGTTCGGGTATGCTATTGGATTACCCGCGCTGTATGACACCGAAAGCGGTGTATCCGGGGTGGGAAAATTCGCTCTTATGGACCAGGGTTCTGTAAACTTAAATGGACTGGTACCATCAATACCATCGGCATGGGAAAGAATATTCCTTGGTTGGGAAAAACCAGCTATAGCAACAAGCAATGTATCTGTTATCCTTAAGCATGCTGAATCATACTCTGATACCACGGTTTGGCTTGTACCAATTAATGAGAAAGAGTATTTTCTTATCGAAAATAGATGCTCACAAACAAGACAAGGTATTACTATTGACAGCATGATGTATAGAGATTACCTTAAATCAGGTAAGAAAGAATATCCATCGATTCTTCCCTATATAAAAGACTCAATCGATGCAAAATTTTCAAAAAAAAGTGGTGTACTAACATCCGTACCGAGATATGATGTTGGATTACCAGGATCAGGGCTTTTAATCTGGCATATTGACGAAGGAATTATAAAAGAAAATTATAAAACATTAAGTATAAACAACAATAGAGATTTGCGAGGGATCGATTTAGAAGAAGCAGATGGAGCCCAGCAAATTGGATTTGAAGATTTATTGAGTTTTGATGTAACTCTAAACAACCCTGACATACCAATCGGATGGTATTTTGACCCATGGTTTGCTGGAAATGAAGGATTTTTCCATCTAAATCCAGACTATCCGAGGGATTCCTTAAAAACCATCGGATTCGCCGATTTTACCAACCCATCAACAAAGAGTAATACATATTCCTACACTGGAATACGTATAGACAGTATAGGAAATTCAGGCGAAGTGATGACATTCAGAATAATGTTTGATAATAAAGTTTCATTAATAAATATAAATAAAAAACTACTCAGTGAACCGGCAATTATAAAAATATATGGCAGAAGCTACGTCATAGCTCTTTCGGACTCTATATACTTATATAATATTAATGGAAAAAGAATAACGTCTGCACCTTTTACATCACTGGTATCAAAAAGTATATCCGAAATAAAACCCATTATTGTCAAAGACAATCTAATATTAATAGTAGTAAAATCCTCCAACATTTGGCATCTTTTTAAATATCAGGTTAATGCAAATGAGACGGTAATGTTTACTGATCACAAGGTATTCACTCTTACCAATACAAATATTTCATCAAACGTAACACTGATAGGTAACAGACTTGCATTTGCAACGGAAGATTCATTAATTTATTTTAATATTAATGCAAATAATGAGAATAAAATCTCTACGGAAGAAAAATTAGTTAAAATTACTGGATTTAGTAAAAATAGTAATATCAGTATTTATGGTATTACAGTTAACGGTAATATTGTAAAAATTGACACAAATATCAAATTAATACGGCAATTACCAGAAATGACCGATTCGCTAGATAGTATAAGCCTACTTTCAGGATTCATAAATAAAAATGAGAATATCGATCTCATACTATCAAATGGAGAAAATTTAACACTGATTCTGGATGTAGATTCAACAAATTCAAAATACAGTACGATTAATCTAAATAAAGAAATAGATGCTACAGCACTTGCCGATGTTGATGGCGATTCCTCTATCGAAATTATTTTGCTTTCAAACAATAATATATATGCATATAATGAAAAACTAATAGTTGAGGGGAATTTTCCAATAGAGCCATCAAGTTTGTATGCAAATTATAATTTTTCTCCACAGATACTTACCGCTGATGTTGATAATGACAACATCATGGACATCATTGTAAAAATGCAAGATGTGGGAATATTTAGATATAGCCACTCTGGAAACCTTATTAATCTTCATCCAATCGCAATTGGTAGCAGCTTTCATGCCAAGGATGCTATTTTCAATTCCAACGAAAAATGGTTTTATTTAACTGTCTCAAGTGACTCAACTAAAGTCAATTGCATTGAGATTGGTAAAGGAAAGGAGACAGGATACGAATGGAGATGTAGTGGGAGCAGTTTCGAAAGAAACTATCATCAGAAATATGTTTCAACCTTCCATATTCTAAGTATCAAAAATCTATTAGACTGGGATAAGGTATACAACTGGCCCAATCCTGTTAAAGGTAATAGCACAAATATAAGGTTTTTTGTAAACAGTCAACCCTGTAAGATTAGTGTAAAAGTTTTTGATTTAGCCGGTAATAAAATAGATGAGTTAAAATGCGAAATCCCACTGCTGAATGATTATAATGAACTAAAATGGGATACATCAAGAATCCAAAATGGTGTTTACTTTGCCGTAGTAAAAGCAACAGGGGCAGGAAGAGAAGAATCGAAGATTATTAAAATTCTGATAACAAAATGA
- the bamD gene encoding outer membrane protein assembly factor BamD, with the protein MKYYILLPMIIIIIAALATDCSSQKELIAKSDKDYFDQGMKYFKNKKWEKAISTFDIILLNYPGSEYADDAKFYSGEAYLNKKEFLLAINEYEELTIRFPNSEYIEKASFKIGYAYYKLSPHFQLDQEYTKKAIFAFQDFIDTYPESELCKEAEKYIHKLRNKLARKLYETGKFYIRFQEYNSALIYFDDLLEKYYDTDWADDAELGRALCYIKLKEFDKYKEILAKYNNNENEKLKNYISILKRNYDKELKKIERQNKKGK; encoded by the coding sequence ATGAAATATTACATATTATTACCGATGATAATAATTATAATAGCAGCTCTGGCTACCGACTGTTCCTCACAAAAAGAATTAATTGCTAAGAGTGATAAGGATTATTTTGACCAGGGTATGAAATACTTCAAAAATAAAAAATGGGAAAAAGCGATTAGCACCTTCGATATTATTCTACTGAATTATCCAGGAAGTGAATATGCTGATGATGCGAAATTTTATAGCGGTGAAGCATACTTAAATAAAAAAGAGTTCCTTCTTGCAATAAATGAATATGAGGAGCTAACCATACGATTTCCTAATAGCGAATATATTGAAAAAGCAAGTTTTAAAATAGGATATGCATACTATAAACTATCGCCACATTTTCAGCTGGATCAGGAATACACCAAGAAAGCAATATTCGCATTTCAGGATTTTATTGATACATATCCCGAAAGTGAATTATGTAAAGAAGCAGAAAAATACATTCACAAATTAAGAAATAAATTGGCTCGTAAGCTGTATGAAACAGGGAAATTTTATATAAGATTTCAGGAGTATAACTCGGCACTGATTTATTTTGATGATTTACTTGAGAAATACTATGATACCGATTGGGCTGATGACGCAGAGCTCGGGAGAGCTCTGTGTTATATAAAATTAAAAGAATTTGATAAGTACAAAGAAATATTAGCAAAATATAATAACAACGAAAATGAGAAATTAAAAAACTATATATCAATATTAAAAAGAAATTATGACAAAGAATTGAAAAAAATAGAGAGGCAAAATAAAAAAGGTAAATGA
- a CDS encoding PD40 domain-containing protein has translation MKLKTCIPIILISVFFLTQFLSAQEEFNHPELKWYTIETEHFLIHYHNGAEWTANRVAEIAEKIYIPVTQFYNYEPDSKTHIIIKDTDDYSNGAAYYYDNKILIWATPLDFILRGSHNWLWDVVTHEFTHIVSLQASMKFTRKVPGAYFQIYSYEDEKREDVIYGYPYVMALYPLPGVIIPMWLAEGVAQYMYRDCPNDFWDSHRDMILRDRVTNNNLLSFDYMNHFGYEGTGNESVYNQGFSLTSYIIDKYGDDVPAKVFKEMRSIKHLSINSAFKKITGKTGGEIYEEWKDYLNRYYHERLQVIKENEKKGEIIINTGTCQIYPEWINDSTIYYLSNKGRDYMSLTSLYSYDLKDKKEKLILPNVTSRVSATKDGKVLYYTKKSKPNKYGSIYYDIYSYDIKKKKEKQITKWRRAYNPSVSPDGKKIAFITGKDGTSNIVLLDMENKKEHQLTNFNNGEQLFNIAWSPDEEKIAFDILTTHGRDILIYSFIDSTIYNFNSHKYDTRDPYFSRDGKWLYYSCDKTGIFNIYRKSLIDNKEEVITNVTGGAFMPSVNEKGELVYSLYENSKFKIGYMRIPNSIDTNLITYTNYLEKIPTLYVINSSSSHNYRKYEHQFSNFFFIPTLIVDYGTLKPGSYFYSSEILEKMSVMGIFAMNKKKDRDLAFIFEYRKWKPTWYIEIYNMTRNVISSEKLYNSYRVISKYKFNLSELNIGITKPFSRIIRMDLKTIYSVYRVSILEYVPEEDLNLGPFSYRYYRGLNFKLETTYRKVVPVVNSTTNPEEGLELRIDIARNYDHFINGFGIYEDFGTLKEEFTPNYYWMIFTEGKLYFKPFKKKKITNTIRWQAGWISKYDVNSFFYFFAGSIPGLKGYPYYSIEGRNLFTIHYYFKTPIFRQKSIQIPSFCISNAFFGIYTEAGNAWNSVPGYSNLTFSKFISNAKGVISNWLNSFKKDIGVQLILSGFSFYSYPLSLTFDFAYGFDKVIWQEGTKKQEYGKKLRFYFTVDFGI, from the coding sequence ATGAAGTTGAAAACATGTATTCCAATAATTCTGATATCGGTTTTTTTCCTGACGCAATTTCTATCAGCTCAGGAAGAGTTTAATCATCCAGAGCTAAAATGGTACACAATCGAAACAGAGCATTTTCTTATACATTATCATAATGGAGCCGAATGGACAGCTAATAGAGTAGCAGAAATAGCGGAAAAGATTTATATTCCTGTAACCCAATTCTATAACTATGAACCAGATAGTAAAACCCATATAATAATAAAAGATACAGATGATTATTCAAATGGTGCAGCATACTACTATGACAACAAAATTCTAATCTGGGCTACACCACTTGACTTTATCCTGCGTGGAAGTCATAACTGGTTATGGGATGTTGTAACCCATGAGTTTACACATATAGTTTCATTACAGGCATCAATGAAATTTACGAGAAAAGTGCCAGGTGCATATTTTCAGATATATTCATATGAAGATGAAAAAAGAGAAGATGTTATTTACGGATATCCATACGTAATGGCTTTATATCCACTCCCCGGAGTTATTATACCTATGTGGCTTGCAGAGGGAGTAGCTCAATATATGTACAGGGATTGCCCGAACGATTTTTGGGATTCCCATAGAGATATGATACTACGTGATAGAGTGACAAATAATAATCTTCTCTCCTTCGATTATATGAATCATTTTGGATATGAAGGGACAGGGAATGAAAGTGTCTATAATCAGGGTTTTTCCCTGACAAGCTACATAATTGATAAATACGGGGATGATGTTCCCGCAAAAGTATTTAAAGAAATGAGAAGTATAAAACATCTATCCATTAATTCTGCATTTAAGAAAATCACTGGGAAAACAGGAGGAGAAATATACGAAGAATGGAAAGACTATTTAAATAGATATTATCATGAACGTTTACAGGTTATAAAAGAAAATGAAAAAAAGGGAGAGATCATCATTAATACTGGCACATGTCAGATATATCCTGAATGGATAAACGATTCAACTATTTACTACCTTTCAAATAAAGGTAGAGATTACATGTCACTTACATCTCTCTACTCTTATGATTTAAAAGATAAAAAAGAGAAATTAATTCTACCCAATGTAACATCCAGAGTTTCAGCTACGAAGGATGGTAAAGTTTTGTATTACACAAAAAAAAGTAAGCCAAACAAATACGGTTCTATTTATTACGATATTTATTCCTACGATATCAAAAAAAAGAAAGAGAAGCAAATTACAAAATGGAGAAGGGCATATAATCCTTCTGTCTCACCCGATGGGAAAAAAATTGCCTTTATAACAGGGAAAGATGGAACGTCTAATATAGTTCTATTAGATATGGAAAATAAAAAAGAACATCAATTAACCAACTTTAATAATGGGGAGCAGCTTTTTAATATTGCGTGGTCACCTGATGAAGAAAAAATTGCTTTTGATATACTAACCACACATGGTAGGGATATCCTAATTTATAGTTTTATAGACAGCACAATATATAATTTTAATTCACATAAATATGATACACGTGACCCATATTTTAGCCGTGATGGCAAATGGCTTTATTACTCATGTGATAAAACTGGAATTTTTAATATATATCGCAAATCACTTATTGATAATAAAGAAGAAGTTATTACAAATGTTACTGGCGGAGCATTCATGCCAAGTGTTAATGAAAAAGGGGAGCTTGTATATTCTCTTTATGAAAACTCTAAATTCAAAATAGGTTATATGAGGATACCAAATTCAATCGATACTAATCTAATAACATATACAAATTACCTCGAAAAAATTCCTACCCTTTACGTAATAAATAGCAGCTCAAGTCACAACTATAGAAAATACGAGCATCAGTTTTCAAATTTTTTCTTTATTCCAACATTAATTGTCGATTACGGTACACTAAAACCCGGTAGTTACTTCTACTCGTCGGAAATTCTTGAAAAAATGTCGGTTATGGGAATCTTTGCAATGAATAAAAAGAAAGATAGGGATCTTGCATTTATCTTTGAATACAGAAAATGGAAACCTACCTGGTATATTGAAATTTATAATATGACCCGAAATGTAATATCCTCTGAAAAACTTTACAATTCTTATAGGGTTATTTCAAAATACAAGTTCAACTTGAGTGAATTGAATATAGGAATAACAAAGCCATTCAGTCGCATTATAAGAATGGATTTGAAAACGATTTATTCTGTATACAGAGTATCAATTCTTGAATATGTACCTGAAGAAGACCTGAACCTCGGACCTTTCTCGTACCGATATTATAGGGGATTAAACTTCAAATTAGAAACTACTTATAGAAAGGTAGTTCCTGTTGTTAATTCTACCACTAATCCAGAAGAAGGGCTGGAGTTAAGAATCGATATAGCCCGCAACTATGATCATTTTATTAATGGTTTTGGTATATACGAGGATTTTGGAACATTAAAAGAAGAATTCACCCCAAATTACTATTGGATGATATTTACTGAGGGGAAATTATATTTTAAACCATTCAAGAAGAAAAAAATAACAAATACTATTAGATGGCAGGCAGGATGGATATCTAAATACGACGTTAACTCATTTTTCTATTTTTTTGCAGGGAGTATTCCAGGTCTAAAAGGTTATCCATACTATAGTATCGAGGGAAGAAATCTTTTCACTATACATTATTATTTCAAAACCCCGATATTCAGACAAAAAAGTATACAAATACCATCCTTTTGTATAAGCAACGCGTTTTTCGGAATATATACAGAAGCAGGGAATGCATGGAACAGTGTGCCCGGGTACTCTAATTTGACGTTCTCAAAGTTTATATCAAATGCTAAAGGAGTTATTTCAAACTGGCTAAATAGCTTCAAAAAGGATATTGGTGTACAGTTGATACTTAGTGGTTTTTCTTTTTATTCATATCCTTTATCTTTAACTTTTGACTTTGCTTATGGTTTTGACAAAGTTATTTGGCAAGAGGGAACAAAAAAACAAGAATATGGAAAAAAACTAAGATTCTACTTTACTGTTGACTTTGGAATTTAA
- a CDS encoding nicotinate-nucleotide adenylyltransferase: protein MRIAIFGGTFDPPHIGHLILAQSLINSLTIEKVLFIPVYIPPHKVDRNITDSEKRIKMLHLSIDDNPKFEVSLIEIERKGVSYSIDTINQIREKYKLKKDELFFAIGSDSIVEFNIWKSPMEILNKSTVVVFPRPGFELSQVKKEYREKSIFLKTPLIDISSRMIREMVKKGLDIKYLVTEKVYDFIKKNKLYR, encoded by the coding sequence ATGAGGATTGCTATATTCGGAGGGACTTTCGATCCCCCACACATAGGTCACCTTATTCTTGCTCAGTCATTAATAAATTCATTAACAATAGAAAAAGTACTTTTTATACCAGTTTACATTCCACCACATAAGGTGGATAGAAATATTACCGATTCAGAAAAAAGAATAAAAATGCTTCATTTATCTATAGATGACAATCCTAAATTTGAAGTTTCACTAATTGAAATAGAAAGAAAAGGTGTCTCCTACTCTATAGATACAATTAACCAGATAAGAGAAAAATATAAATTAAAAAAAGATGAACTTTTTTTTGCCATCGGTTCTGACAGCATTGTTGAGTTTAATATTTGGAAGTCACCTATGGAGATATTAAACAAGTCGACTGTGGTTGTTTTCCCTCGCCCAGGATTTGAATTATCTCAGGTAAAAAAGGAATATAGGGAAAAATCAATATTTTTAAAAACTCCTCTGATAGACATATCATCTCGAATGATAAGAGAAATGGTTAAAAAAGGTCTGGATATTAAATATCTTGTAACTGAAAAGGTTTACGATTTTATCAAAAAAAATAAACTATATAGATAA